AGAGTATGGCAGACAAACAGAAAAGAAGAAAAATCAGTGTTTCAACTGCAAGCAGAAGTTACAAGATGCTTATAGGCAGAGGGATTTCCGATGATGTTGAAGGCATATTGGTAGAATTATTTCCGGGAAGCCGCAAAATATTTTTTATTACCAATAATAAAGTATTTGATATCCATGGGAAAAAAATTATAAAAAAGATAGAAAAAAGCTGCAATATAAAGACCCTTGTTTTGCCGGACGGGGAAGAATACAAATCCAATTCAACTCTGTCAAAAATATATGATTTCTTTATGAAAAATCATGCCCACAGAGATGATGTCGTAATAGCTTTTGGCGGCGGGGTAATAGGAGACACAGCCGGTTTTGCAGCAGCTACATTTAACAGAGGTCTTGAGCTTGTTCACTATCCCACAACAATCATTTCCCAGGTCGACAGCAGTATTGGCGGGAAAGCAGCAATAAATTTTAGAGGTGTAAAAAATATTATAGGATGCTTTTATCAGCCTCACCTTATTATATGTGACCCTGACCTGCTAAATACTCTTGAGGAAAAAGAACTTATAAACGGTCTCGGTGAAATTATAAAATACGGACTTGTATTTGATTATAAAATAATTGAATCGATAAAGGAGATACTAAATGAAAACCCGGAATCGGAAGAGCGACTGAAAAATATGATTACTGATGAAAAGTTTGATGAAATCATATTTAAGTGTTCAAAAATAAAATCAGATATTGTAGAAAAAGATGAATTTGACACAGGAATAAGAAATTATCTTAACTTCGGCCACACAATAGGGCATGCCATAGAAAAAGTACTGGGCTTTAAAAATATCAGCCATGGCCAGGCGGTTTCACTTGGAATATTGTGCTCGGTTGACATATCAATATCATTAGGCTTTATGAAAGATTCACATAAAAAAGAATTGTTGAATCTCTATAAATTGCTTAAACTACCTGTTAGAATAAGTTCAGAAAATGCAGACGCTATTGTAAAAGCAATACATTTTGACAAAAAGATAACTGAAGGAAGAACAAAATTCATTATTCTTAAAAAAATTAATGACGCTATTGTTATTAATGGTATAGATGAAGCAGTTATAAAAAAGAGTATAATTAAAAATACTTAATGATTTAAAATATTAATCAATATTTTAAATCATTATCCGAAGGATTTTGAAATGAAAAAAATTACAATAATAAACGGACCGAATCTGAATCTGACCGGCAAAAGAGAACAGGACAAATACGGGAATATAAGATTTGAGGATTTTTTAAATGATGTTCTTGTTCCTATTGCAGTCAAAAATAATTATAATATCGAATATTTCCAGTCCAACCATGAGGGGGCGATAATTGATAAAATACATGAGTGTGAAGGAAATACCAAATGTATTATTATTAATCCCGGTGCCCTGACTCATTACAGCTATGCCATTCATGACGCAATTAAGGCAGTTAGCATAGATATTGTGGAAGCACATATCTCCAATATATTCAGCAGGGAAGAATGGAGAGGGAAATCTGTTATCTCACCTGCTGTAAAAGCTGTTATTAGCGGATTCGGGCTGGAAAGTTATAAACTGGCATTATTATATGTAATTGGCCTGTAAGATGTTAAAAAACAGAATAAAGCAAAAAAATGGTTTTACACTGATAGAAG
This is a stretch of genomic DNA from Actinomycetota bacterium. It encodes these proteins:
- the aroB gene encoding 3-dehydroquinate synthase — translated: MADKQKRRKISVSTASRSYKMLIGRGISDDVEGILVELFPGSRKIFFITNNKVFDIHGKKIIKKIEKSCNIKTLVLPDGEEYKSNSTLSKIYDFFMKNHAHRDDVVIAFGGGVIGDTAGFAAATFNRGLELVHYPTTIISQVDSSIGGKAAINFRGVKNIIGCFYQPHLIICDPDLLNTLEEKELINGLGEIIKYGLVFDYKIIESIKEILNENPESEERLKNMITDEKFDEIIFKCSKIKSDIVEKDEFDTGIRNYLNFGHTIGHAIEKVLGFKNISHGQAVSLGILCSVDISISLGFMKDSHKKELLNLYKLLKLPVRISSENADAIVKAIHFDKKITEGRTKFIILKKINDAIVINGIDEAVIKKSIIKNT
- a CDS encoding 3-dehydroquinate dehydratase, whose amino-acid sequence is MKKITIINGPNLNLTGKREQDKYGNIRFEDFLNDVLVPIAVKNNYNIEYFQSNHEGAIIDKIHECEGNTKCIIINPGALTHYSYAIHDAIKAVSIDIVEAHISNIFSREEWRGKSVISPAVKAVISGFGLESYKLALLYVIGL